One Setaria viridis chromosome 5, Setaria_viridis_v4.0, whole genome shotgun sequence genomic region harbors:
- the LOC117857313 gene encoding probable calcium-binding protein CML35 yields MKLSVQSLARKLSLPSPKRSWSGGKKDGSGKRSLSRSEAPSFASASSSSSDETLARSSTPRSVLMPLSPAEIPRRELEAVLRRLGHGEPSDDELDAVAAMAAQAPAPGGEDELMEAFRVFDADGDGRITAEELRAVMEAILGGGAEGCSLDDCRRMIGGVDADGDGFVGFQDFARMMMATATAAVDARAFL; encoded by the coding sequence ATGAAGCTCTCCGTCCAGTCCTTGGCCAGGAAGCTCTCCCTCCCGTCCCCGAAGCGGTCGTGGAGCGGCGGCAAGAAGGACGGGAGCGGCAAGCGCTCCCTGTCGCGCAGCGAGGCGCCGTCGTTCGCGTcggcgtcctcgtcctcctccgacGAAACGCTCGCCCGGTCCTCCACGCCGCGGTCCGTGCTGATGCCGCTGTCCCCGGCCGAGATCCCGCGGCGGGAGCTGGAGGCCGTGCTGCGGCGCCTCGGCCACGGTGAGCCCTCCGACGACGAGCTCGACGCCgtggccgccatggccgcgcagGCCCCCGCACCCGGCGGGGAGGACGAGCTCATGGAGGCGTTCAGGGTcttcgacgccgacggcgacggccgcatCACCGCCGAGGAGCTCCGCGCCGTCATGGAGGCcatcctcggcggcggcgccgagggatGCAGCCTCGACGACTGCCGCCGCATGAtcggcggcgtcgacgccgacggcgacggcttcGTCGGCTTCCAGGACTTCGCGCGCATGATGATGgcgaccgccaccgccgccgtcgacgcgcGGGCCTTCTTGTGA